A single genomic interval of Lewinellaceae bacterium harbors:
- a CDS encoding macro domain-containing protein yields MYQIEKVQGDITRVHTDCIVNAANTWLHGGGGVDGAIHRAAGPELSAECAEYVQENGLLPTGNVMHTTGGDLPVKGVIHTVGPIYREHSPEEADRLLLSCYRNAMAMAESMHYRSIAFPNISTGIYGFPRERAAQLVCRGLKLWQSENWNFVSRVLLVCFDGENLAFYQKYCS; encoded by the coding sequence ATGTATCAAATTGAAAAAGTACAGGGCGATATTACCAGAGTACACACAGACTGCATTGTGAATGCTGCAAACACCTGGCTTCACGGAGGCGGAGGGGTTGATGGAGCTATTCACAGGGCTGCCGGACCTGAACTTTCCGCCGAATGCGCAGAATATGTACAGGAAAATGGTCTTCTTCCTACCGGGAATGTGATGCATACGACAGGAGGAGACCTACCGGTGAAAGGTGTCATTCATACGGTTGGTCCGATATACAGGGAACATTCACCGGAAGAGGCTGATCGCCTTTTGCTGTCGTGCTATCGCAATGCAATGGCAATGGCAGAATCAATGCATTACAGGTCTATTGCATTTCCGAATATCAGTACCGGCATCTATGGATTTCCCAGGGAAAGGGCTGCACAACTGGTTTGTCGCGGACTCAAATTGTGGCAGTCTGAAAACTGGAATTTTGTCAGCCGCGTGCTCCTGGTCTGCTTTGATGGCGAAAACCTTGCTTTTTATCAAAAATATTGTTCATGA
- the coaD gene encoding pantetheine-phosphate adenylyltransferase, whose product MKKIAVFPGSFDPITIGHVDLVTRYLPLFDEIIVAVGVNSQKTSLFDLKQRLEWLELVFDQEPRVRIDYFEGLTAHYCQKVEARYLLRGLRNASDFDYEKTISQLNHIVGHNLETVFLISQPAYSHISSTIVREIIKGGGDASPFLPKQIKLVHQ is encoded by the coding sequence ATGAAAAAAATTGCCGTTTTCCCGGGTTCCTTTGATCCCATCACGATCGGTCATGTTGACCTGGTTACCAGGTACCTGCCATTGTTCGATGAAATAATCGTTGCAGTTGGGGTCAACTCTCAGAAGACATCATTGTTTGATTTGAAACAGCGGTTAGAATGGCTGGAACTGGTCTTTGATCAGGAGCCCAGAGTACGGATCGATTATTTTGAAGGTTTGACCGCACATTACTGTCAAAAAGTGGAAGCGAGGTACCTGTTGAGGGGATTGCGGAATGCATCGGACTTTGACTATGAAAAGACCATTTCACAGTTGAACCACATCGTAGGTCATAATTTGGAAACAGTGTTTTTGATCAGTCAGCCGGCTTACTCACACATCAGTTCAACCATTGTGCGCGAGATCATCAAAGGAGGAGGTGATGCTTCTCCTTTTCTGCCAAAACAAATAAAATTAGTCCATCAATAA
- the pruA gene encoding L-glutamate gamma-semialdehyde dehydrogenase: MTNAFFTLPKAVNEPVLSYAPGSPEKSALKAMLSSLKHDKVEIPMTIGGLKVETGDLHGIHPPHEIHHTLGQYHRGNAAHVTNAIQAALQAKPDWERMPWHERAAIFLKAADLLAGPYRAKMNAATMLGQSKTVFQAEIDAVAELADFYRFNAKYMEEMYHLQPESSKTTWNRLEYRPLEGFVMAITPFNFTSIAGNLPGAPALMGNTVVWKPAETQIYSAAVIMEVLEAAGLPPGVINLVFVDGPTLGNIVFSHPSFAGLHFTGSTGVFQHLWKTIGTNVSQYASYPRIVGETGGKDFVWVHPSSDPQQVAVALARGAFEYQGQKCSAASRAYIPKSLWKQIKAQLIEVVSSFGIGSPEDFTNFFNAVIDERSFDKISNYIDHAHQADGVEVIQGGTYSKKHGYFIDPTILVTEDPYYVTMCEEIFGPVLTIYVYPDQDWRESLKLLEKTSPYALTGAIFSQDRAVIREATEFLTHTAGNFYINDKPTGAVVGQQPFGGARASGTNDKAGSILNLYRWVSPRTIKENFVPPVDYRYPFMGES, encoded by the coding sequence ATGACAAACGCTTTTTTCACATTGCCCAAAGCTGTTAACGAGCCTGTCTTATCTTATGCTCCGGGTTCACCGGAGAAATCGGCTCTGAAAGCAATGCTCAGCTCCTTAAAGCACGACAAAGTTGAGATTCCCATGACCATCGGAGGATTAAAGGTAGAAACCGGTGACCTGCACGGTATTCATCCGCCTCACGAGATCCATCATACCCTGGGTCAATACCATCGTGGTAATGCAGCACATGTCACGAATGCCATCCAGGCTGCGCTCCAGGCTAAACCGGATTGGGAAAGGATGCCCTGGCATGAGCGGGCGGCTATTTTTCTAAAAGCAGCTGACTTACTGGCAGGGCCGTACCGGGCAAAGATGAATGCGGCAACCATGTTGGGTCAGAGCAAAACAGTATTCCAGGCTGAAATTGATGCTGTTGCCGAACTGGCTGATTTCTACCGGTTCAATGCCAAATACATGGAGGAAATGTATCACCTCCAACCGGAATCTTCGAAGACGACGTGGAACCGCCTGGAGTACCGTCCATTGGAAGGATTTGTCATGGCCATCACTCCATTTAATTTTACGTCCATTGCCGGGAATTTACCAGGCGCCCCGGCCCTGATGGGGAACACGGTTGTCTGGAAGCCTGCAGAAACCCAAATTTATTCGGCGGCGGTCATTATGGAGGTACTGGAAGCCGCTGGTTTGCCACCGGGCGTTATCAACCTCGTATTCGTTGACGGACCTACGCTGGGCAACATCGTATTTTCGCATCCATCGTTTGCCGGGTTGCACTTTACCGGTAGCACTGGTGTATTCCAGCACTTATGGAAGACCATCGGTACCAATGTAAGCCAGTATGCTTCCTATCCGCGAATCGTGGGAGAGACCGGAGGTAAGGATTTCGTTTGGGTTCATCCCAGCTCAGACCCTCAGCAGGTGGCAGTGGCTCTGGCACGAGGTGCTTTTGAATATCAGGGGCAGAAGTGTTCTGCGGCTTCACGGGCCTATATTCCCAAAAGCCTCTGGAAACAAATCAAAGCACAGCTAATAGAAGTGGTTTCTTCCTTCGGCATTGGCTCTCCTGAAGATTTTACCAATTTCTTCAATGCAGTAATAGACGAAAGGTCCTTTGATAAAATAAGTAATTACATAGATCATGCTCATCAAGCCGACGGCGTGGAAGTCATTCAGGGGGGAACCTACAGCAAGAAGCATGGTTACTTTATCGATCCCACCATCCTGGTAACCGAAGATCCATATTACGTGACCATGTGTGAAGAGATCTTTGGACCCGTCCTGACCATCTATGTCTATCCGGATCAGGACTGGAGGGAATCACTGAAGTTGCTTGAAAAAACCTCTCCCTATGCCCTCACCGGGGCTATCTTCAGTCAGGACCGGGCGGTCATTCGTGAGGCTACTGAATTCCTGACCCATACAGCTGGAAACTTTTACATCAACGACAAACCTACCGGTGCGGTGGTCGGTCAACAACCGTTCGGTGGTGCACGCGCCTCCGGTACGAACGACAAAGCAGGGTCAATCCTGAACCTTTACCGGTGGGTGTCACCAAGAACCATTAAGGAGAATTTTGTGCCACCGGTTGATTACCGGTATCCATTCATGGGTGAAAGTTGA
- a CDS encoding T9SS type A sorting domain-containing protein, with the protein MIRWTVFVLALFFTTLTHASSILPYKSLAVLAEYSDAAGVYLVKDFRAVNHGEITYLEYRLVPQDPVKGPQEGELTVQCLTKIYSDHEFAVPDDLNLETGHSYLLFLNRKTDGYYRAKTFNYYVFEQVIKDDRLLLVPSVQTMEIKGTELRSVEEFTTLDQETLVTHLTEVLTNHISYEPDIVKAPSRYAALESREAPSYCTYFGLRWDVFNEGGNLPVYADATPDQYNSGCYTFVQNAIAGMNSGYNGNVNLSYAGTAVLNSNSCDGGFDPTIQGLGSTSILVVFNDPCSEVSDFNCDPEMGPLGGALGIGGIASSTGMHTFNGTDWYTAAYGYVVINDGLSCFNNASAWESLLMHEMTHALGLGHIAAANGAALMNPSCCNPITSLDQSCVSFAYDAALPVQLISFDANLDDDLVSINWKTAWEVDHDYFEVLHSSDGQTWEVIDRVSQGTLLNQNQKQYRTSDRNPAIGINYYQLNQVDIDGQSELSPIVQVPFYPLQWARISPNPVGGDQLFLEFSTARVQNWEIHILDVTGVIRQSMTIASANRYIGSHIDISSLKPGVYFIRFPEASGMETLRFVKQ; encoded by the coding sequence ATGATACGATGGACTGTATTTGTTTTGGCCTTATTTTTTACCACTTTAACCCATGCCAGCAGCATATTGCCCTATAAATCCTTAGCTGTTCTTGCTGAATATTCAGATGCTGCCGGAGTTTACCTGGTCAAAGATTTTCGTGCTGTAAATCATGGTGAGATTACCTATCTGGAATACCGCCTGGTACCGCAGGATCCGGTTAAAGGTCCTCAGGAAGGAGAATTGACCGTCCAATGTCTCACTAAAATTTATTCTGACCACGAATTCGCCGTTCCGGATGACCTGAATCTGGAGACAGGACACTCCTACCTGCTTTTTCTGAACCGAAAAACAGATGGTTACTACCGGGCTAAAACATTTAATTATTATGTTTTCGAGCAGGTCATTAAGGATGATCGTCTATTGCTGGTGCCTAGTGTACAAACCATGGAAATCAAAGGCACTGAACTGCGAAGCGTAGAGGAATTCACAACACTTGACCAGGAGACGCTGGTAACCCACCTCACCGAAGTCCTGACCAACCACATCAGCTACGAGCCGGACATTGTCAAAGCACCGTCCCGGTATGCCGCGCTAGAATCCCGGGAAGCTCCGTCTTATTGCACCTATTTTGGGCTGCGTTGGGATGTTTTTAATGAAGGGGGAAATCTGCCCGTCTACGCCGACGCCACCCCAGATCAATACAATTCCGGTTGTTATACTTTCGTACAAAATGCAATTGCAGGTATGAATTCGGGGTATAACGGAAATGTGAATCTGAGCTATGCCGGAACTGCTGTTCTGAACAGCAATAGCTGCGATGGAGGATTTGATCCTACCATACAGGGACTGGGATCAACATCCATTCTGGTCGTATTTAATGACCCATGTAGTGAGGTTAGTGATTTTAATTGTGACCCGGAAATGGGGCCGCTTGGCGGGGCACTGGGTATAGGTGGCATAGCCTCATCGACTGGAATGCACACATTTAATGGTACTGATTGGTATACCGCGGCATACGGTTATGTAGTCATAAACGATGGATTATCCTGTTTTAACAATGCCAGCGCGTGGGAGTCATTACTTATGCACGAAATGACTCATGCACTTGGACTTGGCCATATTGCTGCAGCCAACGGAGCAGCACTGATGAACCCGAGTTGCTGCAATCCCATTACATCCCTGGACCAAAGTTGTGTAAGCTTCGCATACGATGCGGCTCTTCCCGTCCAGTTGATTTCTTTCGATGCGAACCTCGATGATGATCTGGTAAGTATCAACTGGAAGACTGCCTGGGAGGTAGATCATGACTACTTTGAAGTTTTACACTCCAGCGATGGTCAAACCTGGGAAGTCATAGATCGCGTATCACAGGGGACCCTTCTGAATCAGAATCAAAAGCAATACCGCACATCGGATCGCAATCCAGCTATCGGCATCAACTATTACCAGTTGAATCAGGTGGATATCGATGGACAATCCGAGTTATCCCCGATAGTCCAGGTACCTTTTTATCCGTTGCAATGGGCGCGAATAAGTCCAAACCCAGTAGGTGGAGACCAGCTTTTCCTGGAGTTTTCTACGGCGAGGGTTCAAAACTGGGAAATCCACATCCTGGATGTGACAGGCGTTATCCGTCAATCTATGACTATTGCCAGTGCTAACCGGTATATCGGATCCCACATCGATATCAGTTCATTGAAACCGGGCGTTTATTTCATCCGGTTCCCGGAAGCATCCGGTATGGAAACACTCCGGTTCGTCAAGCAATAA
- a CDS encoding acetyl-CoA carboxylase biotin carboxylase subunit, producing the protein MKGKKIQKVLIANRGEIARRIMRTCRAMGVRTVAIYSEADRKAPHVWEADEAYLAGPARAQDSYLNINKIIEIARHCGADAIHPGYGFLSENAGFAEAAEANHIVFIGPTPQAIRTMGNKIAAKQAVLPFDVPLIPGSDHAILDKQAGEALAKAIGYPVLIKAAAGGGGKGMRIVDAANDFNSQFDRAVSEAKAAFGDGSVFIEKYIQNPKHIEVQILADNYGHTIHLGERECSIQRRHQKVVEESPSPVVSGELRHRLGEAAVQVAKSCQYRGAGTVEFIYDGQDHFYFLEMNTRLQVEHPVTECVTGMDLVAWQIRIAEGAPLTVQQRDVVQRGHAIEFRVYAEDPYDQFMPNHGELTSYRLPAGPGIRVDDAYVQGSEVSLFYDPMIAKLIAYGEDRTEAISKLKLAIADYRIEGVTTTLSFAPFLLNHPLFLNGQFTTQFIQDHFNGQSRLPEWLAHAAAWIYDQEVQKLRIPLMA; encoded by the coding sequence ATGAAGGGAAAAAAGATACAGAAGGTACTTATTGCTAACCGGGGAGAAATTGCAAGACGCATCATGCGGACCTGCCGAGCAATGGGAGTTCGTACCGTGGCCATTTATTCCGAAGCAGATCGTAAAGCCCCCCATGTGTGGGAAGCCGATGAGGCTTATCTTGCCGGTCCGGCCAGGGCGCAGGATTCCTACCTGAATATCAATAAGATCATCGAAATTGCCCGGCACTGCGGCGCCGACGCCATTCATCCCGGTTATGGGTTTCTCAGTGAGAATGCCGGTTTTGCTGAAGCAGCAGAAGCCAATCATATTGTCTTCATCGGGCCCACTCCTCAGGCGATCCGGACCATGGGCAATAAAATTGCAGCTAAACAAGCCGTCCTCCCTTTTGACGTGCCCCTGATACCAGGCTCCGATCATGCCATTCTGGATAAACAGGCGGGCGAAGCGCTGGCGAAAGCCATTGGATACCCGGTCCTGATCAAAGCAGCTGCCGGTGGTGGAGGAAAAGGAATGCGGATCGTTGATGCGGCCAATGATTTCAATAGCCAGTTTGACCGCGCGGTCAGCGAGGCAAAAGCCGCATTTGGCGACGGTTCTGTCTTTATAGAAAAATACATCCAGAATCCGAAACACATTGAAGTACAGATCCTGGCAGACAATTATGGCCATACCATCCACCTCGGGGAAAGGGAATGCAGCATCCAGCGCAGACACCAGAAAGTAGTTGAAGAGTCGCCGTCACCCGTAGTCAGTGGTGAGCTGCGCCATCGGCTTGGTGAAGCAGCTGTTCAGGTTGCGAAATCCTGCCAGTACCGGGGTGCGGGAACAGTGGAATTCATCTACGATGGACAAGACCATTTTTACTTTCTGGAGATGAATACACGACTCCAGGTTGAACATCCGGTCACTGAATGTGTAACCGGGATGGACCTCGTTGCCTGGCAAATAAGGATTGCCGAAGGAGCTCCGCTTACTGTGCAGCAACGGGATGTCGTCCAGCGTGGTCATGCCATTGAATTTCGGGTCTATGCAGAAGATCCCTATGATCAATTCATGCCCAATCATGGTGAATTGACCAGTTATCGTCTGCCTGCCGGGCCAGGCATCCGGGTTGATGACGCCTATGTCCAGGGATCAGAGGTCAGTTTATTCTATGATCCGATGATTGCAAAACTGATCGCTTATGGTGAAGACCGGACAGAAGCCATCAGTAAGCTAAAATTGGCAATAGCCGACTACCGTATCGAAGGGGTCACCACGACCCTGTCGTTTGCACCCTTTCTGCTAAATCATCCACTTTTTCTGAATGGACAGTTTACCACTCAATTTATTCAGGATCATTTTAATGGCCAATCTCGTCTACCGGAATGGCTGGCTCACGCTGCGGCCTGGATTTATGACCAGGAAGTCCAAAAATTACGTATACCCCTGATGGCATGA
- a CDS encoding tetratricopeptide repeat protein — protein MKYITVWLALVCLAIPGWSQKSRVYTEDYQHFKKGKELYDKGLYGLSMQEFQKMLDELPPVQTTESVVIKTEAELYLAQAAVRMDLPEGEKLILEFIRKYQPDPVADQAMYEIANYYFDAKKYDEAITFYSMLNSSSISGDKRSEVRFKEGYSLFINRDFAEAAKRFDQIKDLKNDYYYPTHYYLGMCQFFQGQYQPAIANFEISAQSPIYKSLVPYYICQIRFAEKDYPGVIQYGEQALQSPANQKYAAEIHQMVGQAYFEQKQYDLALPHLEYYDSKRRSMRPEDFYQLGYTQYVNEKYSSAIESFKNITGIQSDLGQNASFYLADCYLKTGDKKSARSSFYEASQLDFDPAMQEDALYNYARLSAELNYDREAIQALTSFPKNSKYYLEAQSIMTDVFLRTRDYDRAIAIIEQLPEKTPQIREAYQQVTFLRGLQLLGEDRLFEAQEMFEKSLANPIDVSIQAQCLYWEAEIAYRQNDFSKSDLQLNKYFTVAKSTGNLPPEASPAIAYYLQGYNAFKRNAYNQALGSFEKSISGIKQDQVRYDQDQDYLATRVLSDAMMRSGDCYFKQNQYSSALKNYNAAIQNHHAGYQYAMFQKAIIQGLTNDQKGKIGTLRELIDKNSGSEYTDDALLELGSTYQENGMLEQAKSPLQTLVKDYANKSNLVNEGLLKLGLIFYNENNYNVALNYYKDVFNHNPSPKESQEALAAIEEIYVEDLGKPDEYFAFLEKVPGYKVDNYTRDSINFRAADLNYENGQYQKAIDGYTSYLSKYPKGAYALQAYYRRAESYSLLKKYSEALADYEVVIKRGASDYYENALYKAALIAYNNEQSFQKALDYYNQLEQVTSAEERKLEAQVGALQCAYRLNRPNDVYRLGDQVVQNPRTSQTQRATAYFFMGKVAFDQNNYDKALEGFNQAIKLNDNVQAAESRYLVAQIYFNKNEYDLSSTLAEQGIKDNSAYPTWTAKCGILLADVKTIKKEYHIAEAILQQIIDNYPDLPEIIQEANDKLKKVKALRAANNRIDTGVKKNTLEIEGQNN, from the coding sequence ATGAAGTATATCACCGTATGGCTGGCCCTGGTGTGTCTGGCCATCCCGGGCTGGTCCCAGAAATCACGCGTCTATACCGAAGATTACCAACATTTTAAAAAGGGTAAGGAGCTTTACGACAAAGGGCTCTATGGTCTATCGATGCAGGAATTTCAGAAAATGCTGGATGAACTGCCTCCGGTCCAGACGACCGAGTCGGTCGTCATCAAAACCGAAGCTGAGCTTTACCTGGCACAAGCCGCCGTCAGGATGGACCTTCCGGAAGGCGAAAAACTGATCCTGGAGTTTATCCGCAAATATCAGCCCGATCCGGTTGCCGACCAGGCAATGTATGAGATCGCCAATTATTATTTCGATGCGAAGAAATACGATGAAGCGATCACCTTCTACTCCATGCTGAACTCAAGTTCAATCAGTGGAGACAAACGCTCGGAAGTACGTTTTAAAGAAGGATACAGCCTGTTCATCAACCGGGATTTTGCAGAAGCCGCCAAGCGGTTTGACCAGATCAAGGACCTGAAGAACGACTATTATTATCCCACCCATTATTATCTGGGGATGTGCCAGTTTTTCCAGGGGCAATACCAGCCGGCCATCGCCAACTTTGAAATTTCCGCTCAGTCTCCTATCTACAAGTCCCTCGTTCCTTATTACATCTGCCAGATCCGTTTTGCCGAGAAAGATTATCCGGGAGTCATTCAATATGGCGAGCAAGCACTGCAATCTCCTGCAAATCAAAAATATGCCGCCGAAATCCACCAGATGGTTGGCCAGGCGTATTTCGAACAAAAACAATACGACCTCGCCCTGCCCCATCTGGAATATTACGATTCCAAGCGGCGCAGCATGCGTCCGGAAGACTTTTATCAGTTGGGTTATACCCAGTATGTAAATGAAAAATATTCATCTGCAATCGAATCGTTTAAGAATATTACCGGGATTCAGTCCGATCTGGGACAGAACGCTTCATTCTACCTTGCCGATTGCTACCTGAAGACCGGCGACAAAAAATCCGCCCGGTCCAGTTTCTATGAGGCATCCCAGCTTGATTTTGATCCTGCCATGCAGGAAGATGCACTTTACAATTATGCCCGGCTTTCCGCTGAGCTGAATTACGATCGTGAAGCCATTCAGGCGCTGACTTCTTTTCCCAAAAACTCTAAATATTACCTGGAGGCACAATCCATCATGACCGACGTGTTCCTCCGTACGCGGGACTATGACCGTGCGATCGCCATCATTGAACAACTGCCGGAAAAGACACCCCAGATCCGTGAAGCCTATCAGCAGGTTACGTTCCTGCGGGGATTGCAGTTACTGGGAGAAGACCGGCTTTTCGAAGCCCAGGAAATGTTTGAAAAGTCATTGGCAAACCCGATCGATGTTTCCATTCAGGCCCAATGCCTTTACTGGGAAGCTGAAATAGCCTACCGGCAAAATGATTTCAGTAAGTCAGACCTGCAATTGAATAAATATTTCACAGTGGCCAAATCTACCGGCAACCTGCCTCCGGAAGCTTCGCCCGCTATCGCTTATTACCTCCAGGGTTACAATGCGTTCAAGCGGAATGCTTATAATCAGGCGCTGGGCAGCTTTGAAAAGTCCATATCCGGGATAAAACAAGATCAGGTCCGCTATGATCAGGACCAGGATTATCTGGCAACGCGGGTACTTTCGGATGCCATGATGCGGAGCGGCGATTGTTATTTCAAGCAGAACCAATATTCAAGTGCGCTGAAGAATTACAATGCAGCCATCCAGAATCATCACGCAGGCTATCAGTATGCCATGTTCCAGAAAGCCATCATCCAGGGACTGACCAATGATCAGAAAGGAAAGATTGGAACCCTGCGCGAGCTCATTGATAAAAATTCCGGCTCTGAATATACGGACGACGCATTGCTCGAACTTGGCTCCACCTACCAGGAGAATGGCATGCTGGAACAGGCCAAGAGTCCATTGCAGACACTGGTGAAAGATTATGCCAACAAATCCAATCTGGTCAACGAGGGATTGCTTAAACTGGGTTTGATCTTTTATAATGAGAACAACTACAATGTGGCTCTGAATTATTACAAGGATGTATTCAACCACAACCCGTCTCCTAAGGAATCCCAGGAGGCTCTGGCCGCCATCGAAGAAATTTATGTCGAAGACCTGGGTAAGCCGGATGAGTACTTTGCCTTCCTGGAAAAGGTTCCCGGCTACAAAGTGGACAATTATACCAGAGACTCCATAAACTTCCGTGCCGCCGACCTCAACTATGAGAATGGACAATATCAGAAGGCCATCGACGGCTATACCTCCTATCTGTCAAAGTATCCGAAAGGTGCTTATGCATTACAGGCTTACTACCGTCGTGCAGAATCCTACAGCTTGCTGAAAAAATACAGCGAAGCGCTCGCAGATTATGAAGTGGTGATCAAACGCGGCGCCAGTGACTACTATGAAAACGCGTTATACAAGGCTGCGTTGATTGCTTATAACAATGAACAATCCTTCCAGAAAGCGCTGGACTATTACAATCAGCTGGAACAGGTAACCTCTGCCGAAGAGCGAAAACTGGAAGCCCAGGTGGGAGCATTGCAGTGTGCTTACCGCTTAAACCGGCCAAATGACGTGTACCGGCTGGGGGACCAGGTCGTACAAAACCCCAGAACCTCACAGACGCAACGAGCCACTGCCTATTTCTTCATGGGCAAGGTCGCCTTCGACCAAAATAATTACGATAAAGCCTTGGAAGGATTCAATCAGGCCATCAAATTAAATGACAACGTGCAAGCGGCAGAATCACGCTATCTCGTAGCGCAGATCTATTTCAATAAAAATGAATACGATCTGAGTTCGACCCTTGCCGAACAAGGTATTAAAGATAACAGCGCCTACCCCACCTGGACAGCTAAATGCGGTATCCTGCTGGCGGACGTAAAAACGATTAAAAAGGAATATCACATCGCGGAAGCCATCTTGCAGCAGATCATTGACAATTATCCTGATCTGCCGGAAATCATCCAGGAAGCAAATGATAAACTGAAAAAGGTAAAGGCTCTTCGGGCCGCAAACAACCGGATTGATACCGGAGTGAAGAAAAACACATTGGAAATAGAAGGTCAAAACAACTGA
- the rocD gene encoding ornithine--oxo-acid transaminase → MIEVNQYSSLQLMQMEERYGAHNYHPLPVVLAKGQGTYVWDVEGKRYYDFLSAYSAVNQGHCHPRIIQALIDQAEQLTLTSRAFYNDRLGPFEEFITRYFGYDKVLPMNTGVEAVETAIKLIRKWGYLVKGIPSNEAKIVFAAKNFHGRTLGAISASTDPGATGGFGPFIPGYVVIPFNDKEALTAALEDETVAAVLIEPIQGEAGVVVPDDDYLPFVAQQCKAHHVLFAADEVQTGIARTGKLLCTQHYNLRPDILILGKALSGGVLPVSAVLADDAIMLNLKPGQHGSTFGGNPLAAAVAVEALKVVEDEKLAENAAQMGDYFRHRMLHLAERSDLINTVRGKGLLNAIVINEDPKSSRAWNICLKMAENGLLAKPTQGNIIRFAPPLIINEDQMDHCCSIIEKTFDAFER, encoded by the coding sequence ATGATCGAGGTAAATCAATACTCTTCCCTGCAATTGATGCAGATGGAGGAACGCTACGGAGCCCATAATTATCATCCACTTCCGGTCGTACTGGCCAAAGGTCAGGGTACTTACGTCTGGGATGTTGAAGGTAAACGCTACTATGATTTTTTATCCGCATATTCAGCGGTAAACCAGGGACACTGCCATCCCCGGATCATTCAGGCGCTGATCGATCAGGCCGAACAACTTACCCTGACTTCCAGAGCTTTTTACAACGACCGGCTGGGCCCATTCGAAGAATTCATAACCCGGTACTTTGGATACGATAAAGTACTGCCGATGAATACCGGTGTGGAGGCCGTTGAAACCGCCATTAAACTGATTCGTAAGTGGGGTTATCTGGTGAAAGGAATTCCATCGAACGAGGCAAAAATTGTTTTCGCTGCCAAAAACTTCCATGGCCGTACGTTAGGAGCTATCTCCGCTTCTACCGACCCTGGGGCAACGGGAGGATTTGGACCCTTCATCCCCGGCTATGTGGTTATTCCGTTTAATGATAAAGAAGCCCTTACTGCAGCGCTTGAAGATGAAACCGTTGCAGCGGTACTGATCGAACCGATACAGGGAGAAGCCGGCGTTGTTGTTCCCGATGATGACTACCTGCCTTTTGTAGCTCAGCAGTGCAAAGCACATCATGTACTTTTTGCAGCGGATGAGGTTCAGACCGGGATAGCGCGTACCGGCAAATTACTGTGTACACAACACTACAACCTGCGTCCGGATATACTGATTCTTGGGAAGGCCTTGTCCGGAGGCGTACTTCCGGTATCTGCCGTCCTTGCCGACGATGCCATTATGCTCAATCTGAAACCCGGACAGCATGGGTCCACTTTTGGTGGGAACCCTCTTGCTGCGGCCGTTGCTGTTGAAGCGTTGAAGGTGGTGGAGGATGAGAAGCTGGCAGAAAACGCTGCACAGATGGGTGATTATTTCCGTCACCGCATGCTTCACCTGGCAGAACGAAGTGACCTGATCAATACGGTTCGCGGGAAAGGATTACTTAATGCGATCGTAATCAACGAAGATCCCAAGAGCAGCCGCGCCTGGAACATCTGTCTGAAAATGGCAGAAAATGGACTGTTGGCCAAGCCGACTCAGGGTAACATCATCCGTTTTGCACCGCCTTTGATTATCAATGAAGATCAAATGGATCACTGTTGCTCCATTATTGAGAAAACCTTTGATGCTTTCGAACGTTAA
- the coaE gene encoding dephospho-CoA kinase (Dephospho-CoA kinase (CoaE) performs the final step in coenzyme A biosynthesis.): MIRVALTGGIGSGKSTVARLFSLCGIPIYFADDEAKRLMQTDAELQSSLVQLLGQSIFDDQGNLLRREMAAKMYADPDLVQAVNGVVHPAVYRDLKAWFDKQSSPYAIYESALVKDSHRPLVVDKIISVYAPRQVCIDRVVERDHLSSRQVKSRMLRQNPGAQTLFADFLVINSNRTLIPQVWCIHQYLLRASLPLS; the protein is encoded by the coding sequence ATGATTCGAGTTGCACTGACCGGGGGTATTGGCAGCGGAAAATCAACCGTAGCTCGGCTGTTTTCCCTGTGTGGCATTCCCATCTATTTTGCGGACGATGAAGCGAAACGATTGATGCAGACAGATGCGGAATTACAATCTTCCCTGGTCCAGCTCCTGGGCCAATCCATCTTCGACGATCAGGGGAATTTGTTACGGCGGGAAATGGCAGCTAAAATGTATGCTGACCCTGACCTGGTTCAGGCAGTTAATGGTGTTGTTCACCCTGCGGTTTATCGCGATCTGAAAGCATGGTTTGACAAGCAATCGTCACCCTATGCCATCTACGAATCTGCCCTGGTGAAAGATTCACACCGCCCGCTTGTTGTCGATAAGATCATCAGTGTCTACGCCCCAAGACAGGTTTGCATTGACCGTGTTGTGGAGAGGGATCATCTCTCGAGCAGACAGGTGAAATCCCGTATGCTTCGCCAAAATCCGGGCGCACAGACCCTTTTTGCCGACTTCCTGGTCATCAACAGTAACCGGACCCTCATCCCGCAGGTCTGGTGCATCCACCAATACCTCCTAAGAGCTTCCTTGCCGCTGAGCTAG